A genomic stretch from Flavobacterium humidisoli includes:
- the queG gene encoding tRNA epoxyqueuosine(34) reductase QueG, which produces MSINSKETYSKFIKEEAKRLGFISCGISKAGFLEQEAPRLENWLKNNRNGQMAYMEQHFDKRLDPTLLVDDGKSVVSLLLNYYPDSKQNDESFKISKYAYGQDYHFVIKDKLKEFLHSIQENIGEVSGRAFVDSAPVLDKAWAAKSGLGWIGKNSNLITQKVGSFYFIAELIIDLELEYDYAVTDHCGSCTACIDACPTQAIVAPYIVDGSKCISYYTIELKENLPEEMKGKFDEWMFGCDTCQDVCPWNRFSKPHSEPLFNPNPELLSFTKKDWIEITEETFRTVFKNSPVKRTKFDGLKRNIKFLK; this is translated from the coding sequence ATGAGTATCAATTCAAAAGAAACATATTCAAAATTTATAAAAGAAGAAGCCAAAAGACTTGGGTTTATTTCTTGCGGAATTTCTAAGGCTGGTTTTTTAGAACAAGAAGCTCCTCGACTTGAAAATTGGTTGAAGAACAATCGTAATGGTCAAATGGCCTATATGGAACAACATTTTGATAAGCGTCTCGATCCAACTTTGTTGGTTGATGATGGTAAAAGTGTTGTATCGCTTTTACTTAATTATTACCCAGATTCTAAGCAAAACGATGAAAGTTTTAAGATTTCTAAATATGCCTATGGACAAGATTATCATTTTGTAATTAAGGATAAGCTAAAGGAGTTTTTACATTCAATCCAAGAAAATATTGGAGAAGTATCAGGACGTGCTTTTGTCGATTCGGCACCTGTTTTAGATAAAGCTTGGGCAGCCAAAAGCGGTTTGGGTTGGATTGGAAAAAACAGTAACCTGATCACTCAAAAGGTTGGCTCTTTTTACTTCATTGCCGAACTTATTATTGATTTAGAATTAGAATACGATTATGCAGTCACAGACCACTGTGGTTCTTGTACTGCCTGTATTGATGCCTGTCCTACACAGGCGATTGTAGCTCCTTATATTGTTGATGGAAGCAAATGCATTTCTTATTATACCATCGAATTAAAAGAAAATCTTCCTGAAGAAATGAAGGGGAAATTCGATGAATGGATGTTTGGCTGTGATACTTGTCAAGATGTTTGTCCTTGGAATCGATTTTCTAAACCGCATTCTGAACCGCTGTTTAATCCTAATCCAGAACTGCTTTCCTTTACTAAAAAGGATTGGATTGAAATAACAGAAGAAACTTTCCGAACAGTCTTTAAAAATTCCCCAGTTAAGAGAACAAAATTCGATGGCTTAAAACGTAATATTAAGTTTTTAAAATAG